CTCTTTCGTTAAGAGGCTTGTCAAAGCCTAGGTTTCTTGTTATAATAGATAAGATGGAGGCGTTATGGCACTAAAAAAAGCAAGCCTAGCTTGTGCAGTTTGCGGTTCAAGAAATTATTCAATCAAAATTAGTGGGAACCCCAAGCCAACACGACTAGAAGTAAATAAATTTTGTAAACATTGTGGGAAATATACGACACATAGAGAAACGAGATAGGAGAGAACGATGGGTTTTATTAAGGATATTTTTAAACTTCTTAAAGAAACAACTTGGCCAACTCGCAAAGAAAGCTGGAGAGATTTTCGCTCAATTATGGAATACACAGCCTTCTTTGTGGTTATCATTTACATTTTTGACCAGTTGATTGTTTCAGGTTTGATTCGATTTATTAACATTTTTTAGAAGAAAAGCGGAAGACTTCTGCTGGCTTTCTTCTATTATGTATGAAAGGAAATATCATGGATAGTTTTGACAAAGGATGGTTTGTTCTACAAACTTATTCTGGCTATGAAAATAAGGTAAAAGAAAATCTATTGCAACGTGCGCAAACATATAACATGTTGGATAATATTCTACGCGTTGAGATTCCAACACAAACCGTGCAAGTTGAGAAAAATGGAAAGAAAAAGGAAATTGAAGAGAATCGCTTTCCGGGTTATGTCCTTGTAGAAATGGTCATGACAGATGAAGCGTGGTTCGTTGTTCGAAACACACCTAACGTAACAGGATTCGTCGGGTCACATGGAAACAGATCAAAACCAACTCCGCTATTGGAACAAGAAATCCGTGATATTCTGGTTTCTATGGGACAAACGGTTCAAGAGTTCGATATTGACGTTGAAGTTGGCCAGACTGTCCGCATCATTGATGGCGCTTTTGCAGATTACACAGGGAAAATTACTGAAATCGATAACAACAAAGTGAAGATGATTATCTCTATGTTTGGTAATGATACGATTGCAGAAGTGAATCTCAACCAAATTGCAGAATTATAACCCCAGAGAGACCTTGTCTCTCTTTTTATGTGCCGTTGAGAGAGGAAGAAGTATAGAATAGAGGAAATAGACCATGGGTTCGTGCATTTTGTTAAACTAAATGCAGAAAGGAGAGGTCTATGAATCTAAAAGAGTTGTATGAAGAAAGTAAAGGGATTGTCCATAAGTGCCGCAAAGAATACCATTTACATCTGTGGGAGAAAGAGGACTGGGACCAGGAGGGGATGCTGTGCCTGTATGAGCTGGTCAGTCACCATCCAGAGTTACTAGTTGGTGAACGTCGCCGATTATATGTGTGCTTTAAAACCAAATTCCGCAATCGCATCCTAGACTACATCCGTAAACAGGAAAGTCACAAGCGCCGTTTCGACAAAGAGCCTTATGAGGAGGTGAGTGAAATCAGCCATCGCCTAGGAGAAAAAGGACTGAGACTGGATGATTATTATCTCTTTCATGAGCTTCTAAAGAATTACAAGGCAAGTCAGGGGAAAGAAAAACAAGAACAACTAGAACGTCTGATGGGAGGAGAATGTTTCAAAGGACGCAAGGCACTTCTAGGAGAATTAAGAGTGGTATTGAGTGATTTTAGATAAACTGAAAATAGGCAAAAAAGATCTTGACAAAGTTTGAAAAGTAGGTATAATAGAAAGAGTTGAAAAACTCAAGGTCCGTTGGTCAAGGGGTTAAGACACCGCCTTTTCACGGCGGTAACACGGGTTCGAATCCCGTACGGACTATGTGTGTATCGCAGGGACGAAAAAAGTAAAAAAAGTTTCAAAAAACTGTTGACATAGGTCAACAGCTGTGATATACTAATATAGTTGTCGCTTGAGAGAGATTGAGTGACAAAGACCTTTGAAAACTGAACAAGACGAACCAATGTGCAGGGCACTATAACTAAGGTTATAGTACTGAACAATGAAAAAACAATAAATCTGTCAGTGACAGAAATGAGTGAGAACTCAAACTTTTAATGAGAGTTTGATCCTGGCTCAGGACGAACGCTGGCGGCGTGCCTAATACATGCAAGTAGAACGCTGAAGGAGGAGCTTGCTTCTCTGGATGAGTTGCGAACGGGTGAGTAACGCGTAGGTAACCTGCCTGGTAGCGGGGGATAACTATTGGAAACGATAGCTAATACCGCATAATAGCAGTTATTGCATGATAACTGTTTGAAAGGTGCAATTGCACCACTACCAGATGGACCTGCGTTGTATTAGCTAGTTGGTGGGGTAACGGCTCACCAAGGCGACGATACATAGCCGACCTGAGAGGGTGATCGGCCACACTGGGACTGAGACACGGCCCAGACTCCTACGGGAGGCAGCAGTAGGGAATCTTCGGCAATGGACGGAAGTCTGACCGAGCAACGCCGCGTGAGTGAAGAAGGTTTTCGGATCGTAAAGCTCTGTTGTAAGAGAAGAACGAGTGTGAGAGTGGAAAGTTCACACTGTGACGGTATCTTACCAGAAAGGGACGGCTAACTACGTGCCAGCAGCCGCGGTAATACGTAGGTCCCGAGCGTTGTCCGGATTTATTGGGCGTAAAGCGAGCGCAGGCGGTTAGATAAGTCTGAAGTTAAAGGCTGTGGCTTAACCATAGTACGCTTTGGAAACTGTTTAACTTGAGTGCAAGAGGGGAGAGTGGAATTCCATGTGTAGCGGTGAAATGCGTAGATATATGGAGGAACACCGGTGGCGAAAGCGGCTCTCTGGCTTGTAACTGACGCTGAGGCTCGAAAGCGTGGGGAGCAAACAGGATTAGATACCCTGGTAGTCCACGCCGTAAACGATGAGTGCTAGGTGTTAGACCCTTTCCGGGGTTTAGTGCCGCAGCTAACGCATTAAGCACTCCGCCTGGGGAGTACGACCGCAAGGTTGAAACTCAAAGGAATTGACGGGGGCCCGCACAAGCGGTGGAGCATGTGGTTTAATTCGAAGCAACGCGAAGAACCTTACCAGGTCTTGACATCCCTCTGACCGCTCTAGAGATAGAGCTTTCCTTCGGGACAGAGGTGACAGGTGGTGCATGGTTGTCGTCAGCTCGTGTCGTGAGATGTTGGGTTAAGTCCCGCAACGAGCGCAACCCCTATTGTTAGTTGCCATCATTCAGTTGGGCACTCTAGCGAGACTGCCGGTAATAAACCGGAGGAAGGTGGGGATGACGTCAAATCATCATGCCCCTTATGACCTGGGCTACACACGTGCTACAATGGCTGGTACAACGAGTCGCAAGCCGGTGACGGCAAGCTAATCTCTTAAAGCCAGTCTCAGTTCGGATTGTAGGCTGCAACTCGCCTACATGAAGTCGGAATCGCTAGTAATCGCGGATCAGCACGCCGCGGTGAATACGTTCCCGGGCCTTGTACACA
Above is a window of Streptococcus oralis subsp. dentisani DNA encoding:
- the rpmG gene encoding 50S ribosomal protein L33: MALKKASLACAVCGSRNYSIKISGNPKPTRLEVNKFCKHCGKYTTHRETR
- the secE gene encoding preprotein translocase subunit SecE; protein product: MGFIKDIFKLLKETTWPTRKESWRDFRSIMEYTAFFVVIIYIFDQLIVSGLIRFINIF
- the nusG gene encoding transcription termination/antitermination protein NusG, which gives rise to MDSFDKGWFVLQTYSGYENKVKENLLQRAQTYNMLDNILRVEIPTQTVQVEKNGKKKEIEENRFPGYVLVEMVMTDEAWFVVRNTPNVTGFVGSHGNRSKPTPLLEQEIRDILVSMGQTVQEFDIDVEVGQTVRIIDGAFADYTGKITEIDNNKVKMIISMFGNDTIAEVNLNQIAEL